A window from Megalops cyprinoides isolate fMegCyp1 chromosome 8, fMegCyp1.pri, whole genome shotgun sequence encodes these proteins:
- the LOC118782478 gene encoding tight junction protein ZO-1-like isoform X5: MSSRAASNKSAAMEETVIWEQHTVTLHRAPGFGFGIAISGGRDNPHFQSGETSIVISDVLKGGPAEGLLQENDRVVMVNAVSMDNVEHAYAVQQLRKSGKNAKITIRRKRKVQIPVARGGERETMSEHEEEEDSYDEEMDEEQSGPSAYGGGAASGGRRKERSTNRRDRSASRDRSLSPRSVASNLPPRPAKVTLVKSRKNEEYGLRLASHIFVKDISPESLAARDGNIQEGDVVLKINGTVTENLSLIDAKKLIERSKGKLKMVVQRDERATLLNIPDLDDSIPSGNASERDDISEIHSLASDHSNRSHDRNRGGRSRSPDRRSEPSDHSRQSPQQVSNGSHRSREEERISKPGAVSTPVKLSEEALTSKPAEQPGAKEEKQVPPLPEPKPVYAQPGQPDVDLPVSPSDAPVPTAAHDDSILRPSMKLVKFKKGESVGLRLAGGNDVGIFVAGVLEDSPAAKEGLEEGDQILRVNNVDFANIIREEAVLFLLDLPKGEEVTILAQKKKDVYRRIVESDVGDSFYIRTHFEYEKESPYGLSFNKGEVFRVVDTLYNGKLGSWLAIRIGKNHQEVERGIIPNKNRAEQLSSVQYTLPKTAGGDRADFWRFRGLRSSKRNLRKSREDLSAQPVQTKFPAYERVVLREAGFLRPVVIFGPIADVAREKVAREEPDLFELAKSEPRDAGTDQRSSGIIRLHTIKQIIDRDKHAVLDITPNAVDRLNYAQWYPIVVFLNPDSKQGVKNMRTRLCPESRKSARKLYERALKLRKNNHHLFTTTINMNSMNDGWYGALKETIQQQQNQLVWVSEGKADGAPEDDLDLHDDRLSYLSAPGSEYSMYSTDSRHTSDYEDTDTEGGAYTDQELDETLNDEVGLPSEPAITRSSEPVREDPPVIQDAPGYAAYPHAVQPEPLNRIDPAGFKTPAPQQAAEAAPTMPCLPQQPEPQAETAPPAVDLPVHDPGETPEEAPAAPQGDPSPEPDSVRRPTPELAPPLTHEPLPSGPPDSEPQIYKKDLYSMEEPVRQHGLNQQPPAVGPPLTYEPQPPYQGEQPYRDYDHPPYHYEGGSNYLEPKSHSYDPHLHYENRVPHYEEEWPPYDQRTSPQPPGYQPARPPFENQHPPGYDPRLPYDGRPERDYSPPQPRYDEAPMGYDTRPRYEPPPKSYGKPGPVRYDEPPPPPSGGYDTRPRYEPDAHAYPPVAARSPEPPKQYYTEPPSRPTYNQAPQNRAYKPGQYEPIGNSDAPLPPPKPESLPFPLDSAVNMPAKPLPPPPREEPEDDPAMKPQSVLTRVKMFENKRSVSMDRGKEAGDSAGLRPVDLPPKPVIVPGPVPKANSLSHLDQEKAAYRAPEPQRPKAAEDIVRANHYDPDEDEEYYRKQLSYFDRRSFDNKPAPQPKPAVTQPVQNYPRVESVENTSPMEKKYEPVPQITPPPVQYGQPSPVAPPATLPKPVTPELNPLPDPLGSPKAKPDLSGLRPANREDTVQSNYLPQKSFPEKSPVNGTDPAPKPLGVPAASSYNRYVPKPYTTSARPFERKFESPKFNHNLLPNDTQPKADPVLKPVGGVQPPSLANSKPQISPQPAELDSGLDTFTRTIDNRPKYQHNNINAVPKAIPVSPSALEDDEEDEGHTVVATARGIFNSNGGVLSSIETGVSIIIPQGAIPEGVEQEIYFKVCRDNSILPPLDKEKGETLLSPLVMCGPHGLKFQKPVELRLPHCASMTPDGWSFALKSSDSSSGDPKSWQNKSLPGDPNYLVGANCVSVLIDHF; the protein is encoded by the exons AGTGCAGCGATGGAGGAGACTGTAATATGGGAACAGCACACAGTGACTCTTCACAGG gcTCCAGGGTTCGGGTTCGGGATAGCCATTTCGGGAGGTCGGGATAACCCTCATTTTCAGAGTGGAGAGACCTCCATCGTCATATCTGACGTCCTGAAAGGAGGCCCAGCTGAGGGACTGCTGCA GGAAAATGACCGAGTTGTGATGGTCAACGCTGTTTCCATGGATAACGTGGAGCATGCGTACGCTGTGCAGCAGCTTCGGAAAAGCGGAAAGAACGCAAAAATT ACGATCAGGCGGAAACGGAAGGTACAGATTCCGGTCGCCCGgggcggggagagggagacgaTGTCGGAgcatgaggaagaagaggacaGCTACGACGAAGAGATGGATGAAGAGCAAAGCGGGCCCAGCGCCTACGGCGGTGGAGCCGCGTCCGGCGGCCGTCGGAAAGAACGGAGCACCAACCGGCGGGACCGCAGCGCCTCCCGGGACAGAAGCCTCTCACCCCGCTCCGTTGCATCCAACCTGCCTCCCCGTCCCGCCAAAGTCACCCTGGTCAAGTCCCGCAAGAACGAAG AATATGGGCTGCGCTTGGCCAGCCACATCTTCGTGAAAGACATCTCCCCCGAGAGCCTGGCAGCGCGGGACGGCAACATCCAGGAGGGAGACGTGGTGCTGAag ATCAATGGCACAGTCACAGAGAACCTGTCCTTGATAGATGCTAAGAAGCTTATCGAGAGGTCAAAGGGCAAGCTGAAGATGGTGGTACAGAGAGACGAGAGGGCGACGCTGCTCAACATCCCCGATTTGGACGACAGCATCCCCTCCGGAAACGCCTCTGAACGAGACG acaTCTCAGAAATTCATTCACTGGCATCCGACCATTCCAATCGATCACATGACAGAAACCGCGGCGGTCGGTCGCGGTCCCCCGACAGGCGGTCCGAACCTTCTGACCATTCCAGGCAGTCTCCACAGCAAGTCAGCAACGGCAG cCACAGAAGTCGCGAGGAGGAGAGGATTTCAAAACCAGGGGCAGTTTCGACTCCTGTTAAATTATCCGAGGAAGCACTAACCTCCAAGCCAGCTGAGCAGCCTGGGgccaaagaggaaaaacaggtcCCCCCATTGCCAG AGCCCAAGCCAGTGTATGCCCAGCCCGGCCAGCCTGATGTGGACCTGCCTGTGAGTCCTTCCGATGCCCCTGTGCCTACTGCTGCCCACGATGACAGCATTCTCAG GCCAAGTATGAAGCTGGTGAAGTTTAAGAAAGGCGAGAGCGTGGGACTGCGTCTGGCTGGGGGGAACGATGTGGGCATCTTTGTGGCGGGAGTTCTGGAGGACAGCCCCGCTGCCAAGGAGGGCCTGGAGGAGGGAGACCAGATTCTCAGG GTAAACAATGTCGACTTTGCAAATATAATTCGAGAAGAGGCAGTGCTGTTCCTCCTTGATCTTCCTAAAGGCGAAGAGGTCACCATCCTGGCCCAGAAGAAGAAGGATG TGTACCGGCGGATTGTGGAGTCGGACGTGGGCGACTCGTTCTACATCCGGACCCACTTTGAGTACGAGAAGGAGTCTCCCTACGGCCTGAGCTTCAACAAGGGCGAGGTGTTTCGCGTGGTGGACACCCTTTACAACGGCAAGCTTGGCTCCTGGCTGGCCATCCGCATCGGCAAGAACCAccaggaggtggagagagggatcATTCCCAACAAGAACAG AGCAGAGCAGTTGTCCAGCGTACAGTACACTCTGCCCAAAACAGCGGGGGGTGACCGTGCAGACTTCTGGAGGTTCCGTGGCCTGCGCAGCTCCAAGAGGAACCTGCGGAAGAGCCGGGAGGACCTCTCTGCCCAGCCGGTCCAGACCAAGTTCCCCGCCTACGAGAGGGTGGTGCTGAGAGAGG CTGGCTTCCTGAGGCCTGTGGTGATCTTCGGGCCCATCGCTGACGTGGCGCGGGAGAAGGTGGCCAGAGAGGAGCCGGACCTGTTTGAGCTTGCCA AGAGTGAACCCCGAGACGCCGGGACGGACCAGCGCAGCTCCGGAATCATCCGGCTCCACACCATCAAACAGATCATCGATCGG GATAAGCATGCAGTGCTGGACATCACCCCCAACGCTGTGGACCGGCTGAACTACGCGCAGTGGTACCCCATCGTGGTATTCCTGAACCCCGACAGCAAGCAGGGGGTGAAGAACATGAGGACGCGGCTGTGCCCCGAGTCCAGGAAGAGCGCGCGGAAGCTGTATGAGCGCGCTCTGAAACTAAGGAAAAACAACCACCACCTCTTCACCA ccaCTATCAACATGAACAGCATGAATGACGGGTGGTATGGGGCTCTGAAGGAGAccatccagcagcagcagaaccagCTGGTGTGGGTCTCAGAGGGCAAG gcggACGGCGCCCCCGAGGATGACCTGGACCTCCACGACGACCGCCTGTCGTACCTGTCGGCGCCGGGCAGCGAGTACTCCATGTACAGCACGGACAGCCGGCACACCTCGGACTACGAGGACACGGACACGGAGGGGGGCGCCTACACCGACCAGGAGCTGGACGAGACGCTCAATGACGAGGTCGGCCTGCCCAGCGAGCCTGCCATCACCCGCTCCTCAGAGCCTGTGCGTGAAGACCCGCCTGTCATCCAGGACGCCCCGGGGTACGCTGCATACCCCCACGCTGTGCAGCCCGAGCCCCTGAACCGGATCGACCCTGCCGGGTTCAAGACTCCTGCACCTCAACAG GCAGCAGAGGCTGCTCCCACCATGCCCTGCCTCCCACAGCAGCCCGAGCCCCAGGCTgagacagcgccccctgctgtcgACCTCCCTGTTCATGACCCTGGGGAGACCCCTGAGGAggctcctgcagctccccagGGCGACCCCAGCCCCGAGCCTGACTCGGTTAGGAGACCCACCCCCGAGCTAGCCCCGCCCCTGACACACGAACCCCTCCCGTCCGGACCACCCGATTCAGAACCCCAG ATTTACAAGAAGGATCTGTACAGCATGGAGGAACCTGTGAGACAGCATGGGCTAAACCAGCAGCCCCCAGCGGTTGGGCCGCCCCTCACCTACGAACCCCAGCCCCCATACCAAGGCGAACAGCCGTACAGAGATTACGACCACCCCCCCTATCACTACGAGGGGGGCAGCAACTACCTGGAACCAAAGTCTCACAGCTACGACCCGCACCTGCACTACGAGAACCGCGTGCCTCACTACGAAGAAGAGTGGCCCCCTTATGACCAACGGACCTCGCCCCAGCCGCCCGGTTACCAGCCGGCCCGCCCGCCCTTTGAGAACCAGCACCCCCCGGGCTACGACCCACGGCTTCCCTACGACGGCAGGCCTGAGCGGGACTACAGCCCCCCGCAGCCTCGCTACGACGAAGCGCCCATGGGCTACGACACTCGGCCACGCTACGAGCCGCCGCCCAAGAGCTATGGAAAGCCAGGGCCGGTGCGTTACGACgagcctcccccacccccctcgggAGGGTACGACACGCGTCCTCGCTACGAGCCGGACGCCCACGCCTACCCACCGGTTGCGGCACGCTCCCCAGAGCCCCCCAAGCAGTACTACACCGAGCCTCCGTCACGGCCTACCTACAACCAAGCGCCCCAGAACCGCGCCTACAAACCAGGACAGTACGAGCCCATTGGGAACTCGGATGCCCCCTTGCCCCCTCCCAAACCAGAGTCTCTTCCGTTCCCTCTAGACTCTGCAGTCAACATGCCCGCTaaacccctgcccccaccccctagGGAGGAGCCAGAGGATGATCCCGCCATGAAGCCGCAGTCGGTGCTGACAAGGGTCAAGATGTTTGAGAACAAGCGCTCGGTGTCGATGGACAGGGGCAAAGAGGCAGGTGACTCTGCTGGGCTTCGG CCAGTGGATCTGCCCCCCAAACCTGTCATTGTCCCTGGCCCTGTCCCCAAAGCCAACTCTCTGAGCCATCTGGACCAGGAGAAGGCTGCTTACAG AGCACCTGAGCCCCAGCGGCCCAAAGCGGCTGAGGACATTGTGCGCGCCAACCACTACGACCCAGATGAGGATGAGGAGTACTACAGGAAGCAACTGTCCTACTTCGACCGGCGCAGTTTCGACAATAAGCCCGCCCCCCAGCCCAAGCCTGCAGTGACCCAGCCTGTGCAAAACTACCCCAG GGTGGAGTCGGTGGAGAATACGAGCCCAATGGAGAAAAAATACGAGCCTGTGCCTCAGatcaccccaccccctgtgCAGTACGGCCAGCCCAGCCCTGTGGCCCCGCCTGCCACACTGCCCAAACCCGTCACCCCTGAAT TGAACCCCCTGCCTGATCCTCTTGGCTCCCCGAAAGCCAAGCCTGACCTGTCGGGGCTGAGGCCTGCTAACAGAGAAGACACAGTCCAGAGCAACTACCTGCCCCAGAAAAGTTTCCCAGAGAAGTCTCCGGTCAACGGCACTGACCCAGCCCCTAAGCCCCTGGGTGTGCCGGCTGCCTCCAGCTACAACCGCTACGTCCCCAAGCCATACACCACCTCGGCTCGGCCCTTTGAGCGTAAATTTGAGAGCCCCAAGTTCAACCACAACCTGCTGCCCAATGACACGCAGCCAAAGGCGGACCCTGTCCTTAAGCCTGTCGGCGGAGTGCAGCCTCCCAGTCTGGCCAATAGCAAGCCCCAGATCTCTCCTCAGCCGGCTGAGCTGGACAGTGGACTGGATACCTTCACACGCACCATAGACAACAGACCCAAATACCAGCACAACAACATCAACGCTGTCCCCAAGGCCATCCCAGTCAG CCCGAGCGCACTggaggatgatgaggaggatgaggggcACACAGTGGTGGCCACAGCCCGGGGCATCTTCAACAGCAACGGTGGCGTGCTGAGCTCCATAGAGACGGGCGTGAGCATCATCATCCCCCAGGGGGCCATCCCTGAGGGCGTGGAGCAGGAGATCTATTTCAAGGTCTGCAGGGACAACAGCATCCTTCCGCCCCTCGACAAGGAGAAGG GAGAAACTCTGCTCAGCCCGCTGGTCATGTGCGGCCCTCACGGCCTGAAGTTCCAGAAGCCTGTGGAGCTGCGCCTACCTCACTGTGCGTCTATGACCCCCGACGGTTGGTCTTTTGCTCTAAAATCCTCCGACTCCTCGTCGG GTGATC
- the LOC118782478 gene encoding tight junction protein ZO-1-like isoform X1, translating into MLVCLWCGFVVAVDKMKYQKYITVMQMAWGVTASNKENCLPPRRRMWVTPSSDASTAAASSVSLSQGKPSLRRIKGRIHRSKSLDSIDLLDSNSAAMEETVIWEQHTVTLHRAPGFGFGIAISGGRDNPHFQSGETSIVISDVLKGGPAEGLLQENDRVVMVNAVSMDNVEHAYAVQQLRKSGKNAKITIRRKRKVQIPVARGGERETMSEHEEEEDSYDEEMDEEQSGPSAYGGGAASGGRRKERSTNRRDRSASRDRSLSPRSVASNLPPRPAKVTLVKSRKNEEYGLRLASHIFVKDISPESLAARDGNIQEGDVVLKINGTVTENLSLIDAKKLIERSKGKLKMVVQRDERATLLNIPDLDDSIPSGNASERDDISEIHSLASDHSNRSHDRNRGGRSRSPDRRSEPSDHSRQSPQQVSNGSHRSREEERISKPGAVSTPVKLSEEALTSKPAEQPGAKEEKQVPPLPEPKPVYAQPGQPDVDLPVSPSDAPVPTAAHDDSILRPSMKLVKFKKGESVGLRLAGGNDVGIFVAGVLEDSPAAKEGLEEGDQILRVNNVDFANIIREEAVLFLLDLPKGEEVTILAQKKKDVYRRIVESDVGDSFYIRTHFEYEKESPYGLSFNKGEVFRVVDTLYNGKLGSWLAIRIGKNHQEVERGIIPNKNRAEQLSSVQYTLPKTAGGDRADFWRFRGLRSSKRNLRKSREDLSAQPVQTKFPAYERVVLREAGFLRPVVIFGPIADVAREKVAREEPDLFELAKSEPRDAGTDQRSSGIIRLHTIKQIIDRDKHAVLDITPNAVDRLNYAQWYPIVVFLNPDSKQGVKNMRTRLCPESRKSARKLYERALKLRKNNHHLFTTTINMNSMNDGWYGALKETIQQQQNQLVWVSEGKADGAPEDDLDLHDDRLSYLSAPGSEYSMYSTDSRHTSDYEDTDTEGGAYTDQELDETLNDEVGLPSEPAITRSSEPVREDPPVIQDAPGYAAYPHAVQPEPLNRIDPAGFKTPAPQQAAEAAPTMPCLPQQPEPQAETAPPAVDLPVHDPGETPEEAPAAPQGDPSPEPDSVRRPTPELAPPLTHEPLPSGPPDSEPQIYKKDLYSMEEPVRQHGLNQQPPAVGPPLTYEPQPPYQGEQPYRDYDHPPYHYEGGSNYLEPKSHSYDPHLHYENRVPHYEEEWPPYDQRTSPQPPGYQPARPPFENQHPPGYDPRLPYDGRPERDYSPPQPRYDEAPMGYDTRPRYEPPPKSYGKPGPVRYDEPPPPPSGGYDTRPRYEPDAHAYPPVAARSPEPPKQYYTEPPSRPTYNQAPQNRAYKPGQYEPIGNSDAPLPPPKPESLPFPLDSAVNMPAKPLPPPPREEPEDDPAMKPQSVLTRVKMFENKRSVSMDRGKEAGDSAGLRPVDLPPKPVIVPGPVPKANSLSHLDQEKAAYRAPEPQRPKAAEDIVRANHYDPDEDEEYYRKQLSYFDRRSFDNKPAPQPKPAVTQPVQNYPRVESVENTSPMEKKYEPVPQITPPPVQYGQPSPVAPPATLPKPVTPELNPLPDPLGSPKAKPDLSGLRPANREDTVQSNYLPQKSFPEKSPVNGTDPAPKPLGVPAASSYNRYVPKPYTTSARPFERKFESPKFNHNLLPNDTQPKADPVLKPVGGVQPPSLANSKPQISPQPAELDSGLDTFTRTIDNRPKYQHNNINAVPKAIPVSPSALEDDEEDEGHTVVATARGIFNSNGGVLSSIETGVSIIIPQGAIPEGVEQEIYFKVCRDNSILPPLDKEKGETLLSPLVMCGPHGLKFQKPVELRLPHCASMTPDGWSFALKSSDSSSGDPKSWQNKSLPGDPNYLVGANCVSVLIDHF; encoded by the exons AGTGCAGCGATGGAGGAGACTGTAATATGGGAACAGCACACAGTGACTCTTCACAGG gcTCCAGGGTTCGGGTTCGGGATAGCCATTTCGGGAGGTCGGGATAACCCTCATTTTCAGAGTGGAGAGACCTCCATCGTCATATCTGACGTCCTGAAAGGAGGCCCAGCTGAGGGACTGCTGCA GGAAAATGACCGAGTTGTGATGGTCAACGCTGTTTCCATGGATAACGTGGAGCATGCGTACGCTGTGCAGCAGCTTCGGAAAAGCGGAAAGAACGCAAAAATT ACGATCAGGCGGAAACGGAAGGTACAGATTCCGGTCGCCCGgggcggggagagggagacgaTGTCGGAgcatgaggaagaagaggacaGCTACGACGAAGAGATGGATGAAGAGCAAAGCGGGCCCAGCGCCTACGGCGGTGGAGCCGCGTCCGGCGGCCGTCGGAAAGAACGGAGCACCAACCGGCGGGACCGCAGCGCCTCCCGGGACAGAAGCCTCTCACCCCGCTCCGTTGCATCCAACCTGCCTCCCCGTCCCGCCAAAGTCACCCTGGTCAAGTCCCGCAAGAACGAAG AATATGGGCTGCGCTTGGCCAGCCACATCTTCGTGAAAGACATCTCCCCCGAGAGCCTGGCAGCGCGGGACGGCAACATCCAGGAGGGAGACGTGGTGCTGAag ATCAATGGCACAGTCACAGAGAACCTGTCCTTGATAGATGCTAAGAAGCTTATCGAGAGGTCAAAGGGCAAGCTGAAGATGGTGGTACAGAGAGACGAGAGGGCGACGCTGCTCAACATCCCCGATTTGGACGACAGCATCCCCTCCGGAAACGCCTCTGAACGAGACG acaTCTCAGAAATTCATTCACTGGCATCCGACCATTCCAATCGATCACATGACAGAAACCGCGGCGGTCGGTCGCGGTCCCCCGACAGGCGGTCCGAACCTTCTGACCATTCCAGGCAGTCTCCACAGCAAGTCAGCAACGGCAG cCACAGAAGTCGCGAGGAGGAGAGGATTTCAAAACCAGGGGCAGTTTCGACTCCTGTTAAATTATCCGAGGAAGCACTAACCTCCAAGCCAGCTGAGCAGCCTGGGgccaaagaggaaaaacaggtcCCCCCATTGCCAG AGCCCAAGCCAGTGTATGCCCAGCCCGGCCAGCCTGATGTGGACCTGCCTGTGAGTCCTTCCGATGCCCCTGTGCCTACTGCTGCCCACGATGACAGCATTCTCAG GCCAAGTATGAAGCTGGTGAAGTTTAAGAAAGGCGAGAGCGTGGGACTGCGTCTGGCTGGGGGGAACGATGTGGGCATCTTTGTGGCGGGAGTTCTGGAGGACAGCCCCGCTGCCAAGGAGGGCCTGGAGGAGGGAGACCAGATTCTCAGG GTAAACAATGTCGACTTTGCAAATATAATTCGAGAAGAGGCAGTGCTGTTCCTCCTTGATCTTCCTAAAGGCGAAGAGGTCACCATCCTGGCCCAGAAGAAGAAGGATG TGTACCGGCGGATTGTGGAGTCGGACGTGGGCGACTCGTTCTACATCCGGACCCACTTTGAGTACGAGAAGGAGTCTCCCTACGGCCTGAGCTTCAACAAGGGCGAGGTGTTTCGCGTGGTGGACACCCTTTACAACGGCAAGCTTGGCTCCTGGCTGGCCATCCGCATCGGCAAGAACCAccaggaggtggagagagggatcATTCCCAACAAGAACAG AGCAGAGCAGTTGTCCAGCGTACAGTACACTCTGCCCAAAACAGCGGGGGGTGACCGTGCAGACTTCTGGAGGTTCCGTGGCCTGCGCAGCTCCAAGAGGAACCTGCGGAAGAGCCGGGAGGACCTCTCTGCCCAGCCGGTCCAGACCAAGTTCCCCGCCTACGAGAGGGTGGTGCTGAGAGAGG CTGGCTTCCTGAGGCCTGTGGTGATCTTCGGGCCCATCGCTGACGTGGCGCGGGAGAAGGTGGCCAGAGAGGAGCCGGACCTGTTTGAGCTTGCCA AGAGTGAACCCCGAGACGCCGGGACGGACCAGCGCAGCTCCGGAATCATCCGGCTCCACACCATCAAACAGATCATCGATCGG GATAAGCATGCAGTGCTGGACATCACCCCCAACGCTGTGGACCGGCTGAACTACGCGCAGTGGTACCCCATCGTGGTATTCCTGAACCCCGACAGCAAGCAGGGGGTGAAGAACATGAGGACGCGGCTGTGCCCCGAGTCCAGGAAGAGCGCGCGGAAGCTGTATGAGCGCGCTCTGAAACTAAGGAAAAACAACCACCACCTCTTCACCA ccaCTATCAACATGAACAGCATGAATGACGGGTGGTATGGGGCTCTGAAGGAGAccatccagcagcagcagaaccagCTGGTGTGGGTCTCAGAGGGCAAG gcggACGGCGCCCCCGAGGATGACCTGGACCTCCACGACGACCGCCTGTCGTACCTGTCGGCGCCGGGCAGCGAGTACTCCATGTACAGCACGGACAGCCGGCACACCTCGGACTACGAGGACACGGACACGGAGGGGGGCGCCTACACCGACCAGGAGCTGGACGAGACGCTCAATGACGAGGTCGGCCTGCCCAGCGAGCCTGCCATCACCCGCTCCTCAGAGCCTGTGCGTGAAGACCCGCCTGTCATCCAGGACGCCCCGGGGTACGCTGCATACCCCCACGCTGTGCAGCCCGAGCCCCTGAACCGGATCGACCCTGCCGGGTTCAAGACTCCTGCACCTCAACAG GCAGCAGAGGCTGCTCCCACCATGCCCTGCCTCCCACAGCAGCCCGAGCCCCAGGCTgagacagcgccccctgctgtcgACCTCCCTGTTCATGACCCTGGGGAGACCCCTGAGGAggctcctgcagctccccagGGCGACCCCAGCCCCGAGCCTGACTCGGTTAGGAGACCCACCCCCGAGCTAGCCCCGCCCCTGACACACGAACCCCTCCCGTCCGGACCACCCGATTCAGAACCCCAG ATTTACAAGAAGGATCTGTACAGCATGGAGGAACCTGTGAGACAGCATGGGCTAAACCAGCAGCCCCCAGCGGTTGGGCCGCCCCTCACCTACGAACCCCAGCCCCCATACCAAGGCGAACAGCCGTACAGAGATTACGACCACCCCCCCTATCACTACGAGGGGGGCAGCAACTACCTGGAACCAAAGTCTCACAGCTACGACCCGCACCTGCACTACGAGAACCGCGTGCCTCACTACGAAGAAGAGTGGCCCCCTTATGACCAACGGACCTCGCCCCAGCCGCCCGGTTACCAGCCGGCCCGCCCGCCCTTTGAGAACCAGCACCCCCCGGGCTACGACCCACGGCTTCCCTACGACGGCAGGCCTGAGCGGGACTACAGCCCCCCGCAGCCTCGCTACGACGAAGCGCCCATGGGCTACGACACTCGGCCACGCTACGAGCCGCCGCCCAAGAGCTATGGAAAGCCAGGGCCGGTGCGTTACGACgagcctcccccacccccctcgggAGGGTACGACACGCGTCCTCGCTACGAGCCGGACGCCCACGCCTACCCACCGGTTGCGGCACGCTCCCCAGAGCCCCCCAAGCAGTACTACACCGAGCCTCCGTCACGGCCTACCTACAACCAAGCGCCCCAGAACCGCGCCTACAAACCAGGACAGTACGAGCCCATTGGGAACTCGGATGCCCCCTTGCCCCCTCCCAAACCAGAGTCTCTTCCGTTCCCTCTAGACTCTGCAGTCAACATGCCCGCTaaacccctgcccccaccccctagGGAGGAGCCAGAGGATGATCCCGCCATGAAGCCGCAGTCGGTGCTGACAAGGGTCAAGATGTTTGAGAACAAGCGCTCGGTGTCGATGGACAGGGGCAAAGAGGCAGGTGACTCTGCTGGGCTTCGG CCAGTGGATCTGCCCCCCAAACCTGTCATTGTCCCTGGCCCTGTCCCCAAAGCCAACTCTCTGAGCCATCTGGACCAGGAGAAGGCTGCTTACAG AGCACCTGAGCCCCAGCGGCCCAAAGCGGCTGAGGACATTGTGCGCGCCAACCACTACGACCCAGATGAGGATGAGGAGTACTACAGGAAGCAACTGTCCTACTTCGACCGGCGCAGTTTCGACAATAAGCCCGCCCCCCAGCCCAAGCCTGCAGTGACCCAGCCTGTGCAAAACTACCCCAG GGTGGAGTCGGTGGAGAATACGAGCCCAATGGAGAAAAAATACGAGCCTGTGCCTCAGatcaccccaccccctgtgCAGTACGGCCAGCCCAGCCCTGTGGCCCCGCCTGCCACACTGCCCAAACCCGTCACCCCTGAAT TGAACCCCCTGCCTGATCCTCTTGGCTCCCCGAAAGCCAAGCCTGACCTGTCGGGGCTGAGGCCTGCTAACAGAGAAGACACAGTCCAGAGCAACTACCTGCCCCAGAAAAGTTTCCCAGAGAAGTCTCCGGTCAACGGCACTGACCCAGCCCCTAAGCCCCTGGGTGTGCCGGCTGCCTCCAGCTACAACCGCTACGTCCCCAAGCCATACACCACCTCGGCTCGGCCCTTTGAGCGTAAATTTGAGAGCCCCAAGTTCAACCACAACCTGCTGCCCAATGACACGCAGCCAAAGGCGGACCCTGTCCTTAAGCCTGTCGGCGGAGTGCAGCCTCCCAGTCTGGCCAATAGCAAGCCCCAGATCTCTCCTCAGCCGGCTGAGCTGGACAGTGGACTGGATACCTTCACACGCACCATAGACAACAGACCCAAATACCAGCACAACAACATCAACGCTGTCCCCAAGGCCATCCCAGTCAG CCCGAGCGCACTggaggatgatgaggaggatgaggggcACACAGTGGTGGCCACAGCCCGGGGCATCTTCAACAGCAACGGTGGCGTGCTGAGCTCCATAGAGACGGGCGTGAGCATCATCATCCCCCAGGGGGCCATCCCTGAGGGCGTGGAGCAGGAGATCTATTTCAAGGTCTGCAGGGACAACAGCATCCTTCCGCCCCTCGACAAGGAGAAGG GAGAAACTCTGCTCAGCCCGCTGGTCATGTGCGGCCCTCACGGCCTGAAGTTCCAGAAGCCTGTGGAGCTGCGCCTACCTCACTGTGCGTCTATGACCCCCGACGGTTGGTCTTTTGCTCTAAAATCCTCCGACTCCTCGTCGG GTGATC